One Leclercia pneumoniae genomic region harbors:
- the sixA gene encoding phosphohistidine phosphatase SixA — MQVFIMRHGDAALEAASDSVRPLTPCGCDESRQMATWLKGQKVDIERVLVSPYLRAEQTLDVVGECMNLPKEVDVLPELTPGGDVGLVSAYLQALCNEGVASALIISHLPLVGYLVSELCPGETPPMFSTSGIANVTLDESGKGVFNWQIGPCNLKMAKAI, encoded by the coding sequence ATGCAAGTTTTTATCATGCGTCACGGCGACGCGGCTCTTGAAGCCGCCAGTGACTCTGTCCGTCCTCTTACACCTTGCGGCTGTGACGAATCCCGTCAGATGGCTACCTGGCTGAAAGGGCAAAAAGTGGATATTGAACGTGTCCTGGTGAGCCCGTATCTGCGAGCTGAACAGACGCTGGATGTGGTAGGGGAGTGTATGAACCTGCCAAAAGAGGTCGATGTTCTGCCTGAGCTTACTCCGGGCGGCGATGTCGGTCTGGTCAGTGCCTATCTTCAGGCCCTGTGCAATGAAGGTGTCGCCTCGGCGCTGATCATCTCCCACCTGCCACTGGTTGGTTATCTGGTTTCTGAACTCTGCCCGGGCGAAACGCCGCCGATGTTCAGCACCTCAGGGATAGCGAATGTCACTCTCGATGAGTCGGGTAAAGGGGTGTTTAACTGGCAGATCGGCCCTTGCAATCTAAAGATGGCCAAAGCCATCTGA
- the fadJ gene encoding fatty acid oxidation complex subunit alpha FadJ has protein sequence MDNMTAFTLHVRLDNVAVVTIDAPGEKMNTLKAEFGAQVRAILKQVRENKALRGLVFISAKPDNFIAGADINMIASAPDAQAAEDLARQGQQIMAEIHALSIPAIAAIHGACLGGGLELALACHGRVCTDDNKTVLGLPEVQLGLLPGSGGTQRLPRLVGVSMALEMILTGKQLRPRQALKAGLVDEVVPHSILLEAAVERALQGRTTRRLLPVRERVLAGPLGRTLLFSMVGKKTEQKTKGNYPAAKRILEVVETGLAQGSSSGYAAEAKAFGELAMTTESQALRSLFFASTDLKKDPGSEAQPGPLNAVGVLGGGLMGGGIAFVTASKARVPVRIKDINPKGINHALQHSWQQLDNKVKRRHIKASERDKTLGMISGTTDYSGFHHRDVVIEAVFEDLALKQQMVAEVEAHCAPHTIFASNTSSLPISDIAALAARPEQVIGLHFFSPVEKMPLVEVIPHAATSPQTVATIVSLAKKQGKTPIVVADKAGFYVNRILAPYINEAMRLLTEGEKVEHIDDALVKFGFPVGPIQLLDEVGIDTGTKIIPVLESAYGERFAAPANIVAAILNDDRKGRKNGRGFYLYAAKGRKSKKQVDPAIYGLIRSQGQSKLSAAQCVERCVMMMLNEAARCFDEGVIKNARDGDIGAVFGIGFPPFLGGPFRYMDTLGAGEVVATLQRLAAQYGPRFAPCDALLQMATQGLKFWPAKETDLVS, from the coding sequence CCTGAAAGCCGAATTTGGCGCGCAGGTGCGTGCCATCCTCAAACAGGTGCGTGAAAACAAAGCGCTGCGCGGCCTGGTGTTCATTTCTGCAAAACCCGACAACTTTATTGCCGGCGCCGATATCAACATGATTGCCAGTGCGCCTGACGCACAGGCTGCCGAAGATCTTGCCCGCCAGGGACAGCAGATCATGGCCGAGATCCATGCCTTGTCGATCCCGGCGATCGCCGCGATCCACGGCGCCTGTCTCGGCGGTGGGCTTGAGCTGGCGCTGGCATGTCATGGGCGCGTCTGCACTGACGACAACAAAACGGTACTCGGTTTACCGGAAGTTCAGCTCGGCCTGCTTCCCGGCTCTGGCGGCACGCAGCGTCTGCCGCGTCTGGTGGGTGTCAGCATGGCCCTGGAGATGATCCTCACCGGCAAGCAACTGCGTCCGCGGCAGGCGCTGAAGGCGGGGCTGGTGGATGAAGTGGTACCGCACTCCATTCTGCTTGAGGCGGCCGTCGAGCGCGCCCTGCAGGGGCGTACGACCCGTCGCCTTCTGCCCGTGCGCGAGCGTGTGCTGGCCGGGCCGCTGGGGCGCACCTTGCTCTTCAGCATGGTGGGTAAAAAAACCGAGCAGAAGACCAAAGGAAACTACCCGGCGGCAAAACGCATTCTTGAGGTCGTGGAGACAGGTCTTGCTCAGGGCAGCAGCAGCGGTTATGCCGCTGAAGCGAAAGCCTTTGGTGAACTGGCGATGACTACCGAATCGCAGGCGTTACGCAGTCTCTTTTTCGCCAGTACCGATCTGAAAAAAGATCCCGGCAGCGAGGCTCAACCTGGCCCGCTCAATGCGGTTGGCGTGCTCGGAGGCGGACTGATGGGAGGGGGAATTGCCTTTGTCACCGCCAGCAAGGCCAGAGTGCCAGTACGTATTAAAGACATCAATCCAAAAGGGATCAATCATGCGCTGCAGCACAGTTGGCAGCAGCTTGATAACAAGGTCAAACGGCGCCATATCAAAGCCAGCGAGCGCGATAAAACCCTGGGAATGATCTCCGGTACCACGGACTACAGCGGATTTCATCACCGGGATGTGGTGATCGAGGCGGTGTTTGAAGATCTGGCGCTTAAACAGCAGATGGTGGCAGAGGTTGAAGCGCACTGCGCGCCGCACACCATTTTTGCGTCAAATACCTCTTCGCTGCCGATTAGTGATATTGCCGCCCTTGCTGCGCGGCCGGAGCAAGTGATTGGGCTCCATTTCTTTAGTCCGGTTGAAAAAATGCCGCTGGTGGAGGTGATTCCACACGCTGCGACCAGTCCGCAAACCGTGGCAACTATCGTCAGTCTGGCGAAAAAGCAGGGAAAAACGCCGATCGTGGTAGCGGATAAAGCCGGTTTCTACGTGAACCGTATTCTTGCTCCCTACATTAATGAGGCGATGCGTCTACTCACCGAAGGGGAAAAGGTCGAGCATATCGACGACGCACTGGTGAAATTTGGTTTCCCCGTCGGCCCAATCCAACTTTTGGATGAGGTAGGAATTGATACCGGAACTAAAATTATTCCTGTACTGGAAAGTGCTTACGGTGAACGATTTGCTGCCCCTGCAAACATCGTTGCAGCGATTTTGAATGACGATCGCAAAGGCAGAAAAAATGGCCGTGGTTTCTATCTTTACGCTGCAAAAGGGCGTAAAAGCAAGAAGCAAGTTGACCCAGCGATTTATGGGCTTATTAGGTCACAGGGGCAGAGCAAACTCTCCGCAGCGCAGTGCGTAGAACGCTGCGTAATGATGATGCTTAACGAAGCGGCACGCTGCTTTGACGAGGGTGTGATCAAAAACGCCCGGGATGGCGATATCGGTGCGGTGTTTGGTATCGGTTTTCCACCTTTCCTGGGTGGCCCGTTCAGGTATATGGATACGCTGGGAGCGGGTGAAGTGGTTGCAACGTTGCAGCGTCTGGCTGCGCAATATGGCCCACGGTTCGCACCGTGCGACGCACTATTGCAGATGGCCACGCAGGGGCTGAAATTCTGGCCAGCAAAAGAAACTGATCTTGTAAGTTAA